From Clarias gariepinus isolate MV-2021 ecotype Netherlands chromosome 2, CGAR_prim_01v2, whole genome shotgun sequence, one genomic window encodes:
- the dennd5b gene encoding DENN domain-containing protein 5B isoform X2 has protein sequence MSASTTASCRFAHYFVLCGLDTDTGLEPDALAALYQWLEADRQGRDPEAVTAGENFDQSPLKRTFKSKVLAHYPENIECNPFDQDAVNMLCMPKGLSFRTQKDCLTPKFHSFIITREDGSRTYGFVHTFYEEVTSTQIRSAMQTLHQMHHAEHASSHTCPSSSSSSSSSSSSMDSLTSSSDEAESLSSACSVNQRCCSSSSYDAEQDTLYVSKALCLITPMPFMHACQRFLSQLHRAVTAQQPPPLPLESYVHNVLFEVPLPPPGRSLKFHGVYEPIVCQRPGVAELPMADFPLGEAFRLLGVENLVQLFTCVLLEMQVLLYSQDYQKLMAVAEGITTLLFPFQWQHVYVPILPASLLHFLDAPVPYVMGLQSKEGTDRSKLELPQEANLCFVDIDNHCLELPEDFPQFPNKAEFIQELSELLLSHGLPLEGGVPSSPPTSSQTRVMGSDPLRNLVDDGRNGNLPSDVVDLLQGNPTLERLQALAKRTGVKVTCLEELVARQKVLGEENTGVLRTGIEEEELRNAKLNVQLREVFAARFVTMFADYEAFVIQNSPDLESWLSNREQMHNFDKTSFLSDQPEPYLPFLCRFIETQMFATFIDNKILSQWEEKEPLLRVFDGRIEKARLYNVRAPSLRSTVYQRCTLLNESAQAIEQRLMKIDHTAIHPHLLDMKIGQGKYQQGFFPKLQSDVLASGPTNNKWSNRTGSAQRRRDWHRQQTDHLGLDNDLKEKYLQEARSLGKNLRQPKLSDLSPAVIAQTNSKFVEGLLKECKMKTKRMLVEKMGREAVALGHGEANITGLEENTLIASLCDLLERIWSHGLQVKQGKSALWSHLRHYQDRMEKMEQQVASSVLHGQDKRRSESSIGLPVLRMSVVQDMRHIQSMGEIKTDVGRARAWIRLSLEKKLLSQHLRQLLSNQAITKKLYKRYAFLRCEEEKEQFLFHLLSLNTVDYFCFTSAFATIMIPYRAVIIPIKKLSNAMTTSNPWVCVSGELGDSGVMQIPKNVLEMTFDCQNLGKLTTVQLGHDNAGLLAKWLVDCVLVRNEITGHTYKFPCGRWLGKGVDDGSLERILIGELVARSNEEEVGWGSKTPPPQRSPSQIRRISISSITSRGSKPTSDQIQEAISEAVNTIVKHFHKPEKERGSLTVLLCGEGGLVGALEQFFYHGFRTARLFQKSVFLWDFIERTVVYMENSDQTTDLQRIGSSCNSLCRYANAINNTSRNLGKDGKFQLLICLGARDRLLTHWLPLLVECPIITRMFEETALLRDNVAVGFLIRVLQSLHDFRITLETSLTKGVEL, from the exons TACTTCGTGTTGTGTGGACTGGACACGGACACGGGCCTCGAGCCGGACGCCTTAGCGG CTTTGTACCAGTGGCTTGAGGCAGATCGTCAGGGCAGAGACCCAGAGGCCGTGACAGCag GTGAGAACTTTGACCAGAGTCCCCTTAAACGGACTTTCAAATCCAAAGTTCTGGCTCATTACCCAGAGAACATCGAATGCAACCCTTTTGACCAGGATGCCGTCAACATG CTCTGTATGCCGAAAGGCCTGTCTTTCCGCACTCAGAAGGACTGCCTCACGCCGAAGTTCCACTCATTTATAATCACACGTGAGGATGGCTCTCGCACTTACGGATTTGTACACACCTTCTATGAGGAAGTGACCAGCACTCAAATTCGCTCTGCCATGCAGACTTTGCACCAGATGCACCATGCAGAGCACGCCTCTTCTCACACATGCCCttcatcttcctcctcctcttcatcctcctcatcGAGTATGGACTCATTAACCAGCAGCTCAGATGAAGCAGAGTCTTTGTCCTCCGCCTGTTCTGTGAATCAACGTTGTTGCAGCTCTTCGAGCTACGATGCTGAGCAGGACACGCTGTACGTCTCCAAAGCACTGTGTCTGATCACGCCGATGCCCTTCATGCACGCATGCCAGCGCTTCCTGTCCCAGCTGCACAGGGCTGTCACGGCCCAGCAGCCGCCCCCTCTGCCTTTGGAGAGCTACGTACACAATGTGCTTTTTGAAGTCCCACTCCCACCTCCTGGCCGCTCCTTAAAGTTCCATGGTGTGTACGAGCCCATCGTTTGCCAGAGGCCAGGAGTGGCAGAGCTGCCCATGGCAGATTTTCCTCTGGGAGAGGCCTTTCGGCTGCTGGGGGTCGAGAACCTGGTGCAGCTCTTCACCTGCGTCTTGCTAGAGATGCAGGTTCTGCTTTACTCGCAAG ATTATCAGAAGCTGATGGCGGTAGCAGAGGGCATCACCACACTCCTCTTTCCGTTCCAGTGGCAGCATGTGTACGTGCCCATCCTGCCTGCTTCCCTGCTGCACTTCCTGGATGCCCCTGTGCCCTACGTCATGGGCTTACAGTCGAAGGAGGGCACGGACCGCTCCAAACTGGAACTGCCTCAAGAG GCAAACCTTTGCTTTGTGGATATTGACAACCATTGCTTAGAGCTGCCTGAGGATTTCCCACAATTCCCCAACAAGGCTGAGTTTATCCAGGAACTCAGTGAGCTGCTCCTGAGCCACGGCCTGCCCCTAGAAGGGGGCGTTCCCTCATCTCCGCCTACTTCCTCTCAAACCCGTGTAATGGGGAGCGACCCTCTGAGAAACTTGGTAGATGATGGAAGGAACGGTAACTTGCCGTCTGATGTCGTAGACCTGCTGCAGGGAAACCCGACTCTGGAGCGCCTTCAGGCTCTAGCCAAGCGCACAGGGGTGAAGGTCACCTGTCTGGAGGAGCTGGTGGCCAGGCAGAAGGTTTTAGGTGAGGAGAACACTGGTGTATTGAGGACAGGCATTGAGGAGGAGGAGCTGAGGAATGCCAAGCTGAATGTGCAGCTGAGGGAGGTGTTTGCTGCTCGCTTTGTCACAATGTTTGCTGACTATGAGGCGTTCGTCATTCAGAACTCGCCAGATCTGGAGTCGTGGCTTTCCAACCGAGAGCAGATGCACAACTTTGACAAG ACTTCTTTCCTGTCAGACCAGCCAGAGCCATACCTTCCTTTTCTGTGTCGCTTCATTGAGACCCAAATGTTCGCCACTTTCATCGACAATAAAATCTTGTCCCAGTGGGAGGAAAAGGAGCCCCTCCTTCGTGTGTTTGATGGACGCATTGAGAAGGCCCGCCTCTATAATGTGCGTGCTCCCAGCCTGCGCTCCACCGTTTACCAGAGGTGCACCCTCCTCAACGAGTCCG CTCAAGCCATAGAGCAACGGCTGATGAAAATCGACCACACAGCCATTCATCCGCACTTGTTAGACATGAAGATCGGCCAAGGCAAATACCAGCAGGGCTTCTTCCCTAAATTGCAGTCGGATGTCCTCGCCTCAGGCCCAACCAACAACAA ATGGTCTAATCGCACTGGCTCGGCTCAGCGGCGGAGGGACTGGCACAGACAGCAGACTGATCATCTCGGGCTGGACAATGACCTTAAAGAG AAGTACCTGCAGGAAGCACGTAGCCTGGGGAAAAATCTGAGGCAACCCAAACTGTCTGACCTTTCTCCAGCGGTCATCGCTCAGACCAACTCGAAGTTCGTAGAGGGCTTACTAAAGGAATGCAAAATGAAG ACTAAGCGAATGTTGGTGGAGAAGATGGGTCGAGAGGCCGTTGCTCTCGGCCATGGAGAAGCTAATATCACCGGTCTGGAGGAGAACACGCTCATCGCTAGTCTGTGTGACCTGCTGGAGAGGATATGGAGCCACGGCCTGCAGGTCAAACAG GGAAAGTCTGCATTATGGTCCCATTTAAGGCATTACCAAGACAGAATGGAGAAGATGGAGCAGCAGGTGGCGTCATCAG TGCTTCATGGGCAAGACAAGCGGAGGTCAGAGTCATCCATCGGCCTGCCAGTGTTGCGCATGTCAGTCGTTCAGGACATGAG ACACATCCAGAGCATGGGGGAAATCAAGACTGATGTAGGGAGAGCCCGAGCCTGGATTCGTCTGTCCTTGGAGAAAAAGCTGCTGTCCCAACACCTCAGGCAGCTACTTTCTAATCAAGCTATAACCAA GAAGCTGTATAAGCGCTACGCCTTTCTGCGGTGTGAAGAAGAGAAGGAGCAGTTTCTTTTCCATCTGTTGAGTCTGAACACAGTGGACTACTTCTGCTTTACCAGCGCCTTTGCCACCATCA TGATTCCATATCGTGCTGTCATCATCCCAATCAAGAAGCTGAGCAATGCCATGACCACCTCCAAcccctgggtgtgtgtgtcaggtgaaTTAGGGGACTCCGGTGTCATGCAGATCCCGAAGAACGTTCTGGAAATGACGTTTGAT TGTCAGAACCTGGGGAAGCTGACCACTGTGCAGTTGGGCCACGATAATGCTGGGCTTCTGGCCAAGTGGCTGGTGGACTGCGTATTGGTTCGCAACGAGATTACAGGACACACATACAA ATTCCCTTGTGGTCGGTGGTTGGGGAAAGGCGTGGATGACGGCAGTCTTGAGCGAATCCTTATCGGTGAATTGGTGGCACGGAGCAATGAAGAGGAGGTGGGATGGGGTTCCAAGACTCCGCCCCCTCAACGTTCACCCTCACAAATCCGCCGCATCAGCATCAGCTCCATCACAAGCCGAGGCAGCA AACCAACATCAGATCAGATCCAGGAAGCCATCAGTGAAGCAGTCAACaccattgtgaaacattttcacAAACCAGAGAAGGAG AGAGGAAGCCTGACAGTTCTGCTGTGTGGTGAAGGCGGTCTAGTGGGAGCTCTGGAGCAGTTCTTCTACCATGGCTTCCGGACAGCTCGTCTCTTCCAGAAAAGTGTCTTTTTGTGGGACTTTATAG AGAGGACGGTTGTGTACATGGAGAATTCTGATCAGACAACTGATCTGCAGCGTATTGGTTCGAGCTGCAATTCTCTTTGTCGCTATGCCAACGCTATTAACAACACATCACGCAACTTGGGCAAAGATGGCAAATTCCAGCTTCTCATTTGTCTCGGGGCAAG AGATCGGTTGCTGACTCACTGGCTCCCCCTGCTGGTCGAGTGTCCCATCATCACGCGTATGTTTGAGGAAACGGCGTTGCTGCGTGACAATGTCGCTGTCGGCTTTCTCATCCGTGTTCTACAGTCTTTGCATGATTTCCGCATAACTCTAGAGACATCCCTCACCAAAGGCGTGGAGTTATAG
- the dennd5b gene encoding DENN domain-containing protein 5B isoform X3 — protein sequence MSASTTASCRFAHYFVLCGLDTDTGLEPDALAGENFDQSPLKRTFKSKVLAHYPENIECNPFDQDAVNMLCMPKGLSFRTQKDCLTPKFHSFIITREDGSRTYGFVHTFYEEVTSTQIRSAMQTLHQMHHAEHASSHTCPSSSSSSSSSSSSMDSLTSSSDEAESLSSACSVNQRCCSSSSYDAEQDTLYVSKALCLITPMPFMHACQRFLSQLHRAVTAQQPPPLPLESYVHNVLFEVPLPPPGRSLKFHGVYEPIVCQRPGVAELPMADFPLGEAFRLLGVENLVQLFTCVLLEMQVLLYSQDYQKLMAVAEGITTLLFPFQWQHVYVPILPASLLHFLDAPVPYVMGLQSKEGTDRSKLELPQEANLCFVDIDNHCLELPEDFPQFPNKAEFIQELSELLLSHGLPLEGGVPSSPPTSSQTRVMGSDPLRNLVDDGRNGNLPSDVVDLLQGNPTLERLQALAKRTGVKVTCLEELVARQKVLGEENTGVLRTGIEEEELRNAKLNVQLREVFAARFVTMFADYEAFVIQNSPDLESWLSNREQMHNFDKTSFLSDQPEPYLPFLCRFIETQMFATFIDNKILSQWEEKEPLLRVFDGRIEKARLYNVRAPSLRSTVYQRCTLLNESAQAIEQRLMKIDHTAIHPHLLDMKIGQGKYQQGFFPKLQSDVLASGPTNNKWSNRTGSAQRRRDWHRQQTDHLGLDNDLKEKYLQEARSLGKNLRQPKLSDLSPAVIAQTNSKFVEGLLKECKMKTKRMLVEKMGREAVALGHGEANITGLEENTLIASLCDLLERIWSHGLQVKQGKSALWSHLRHYQDRMEKMEQQVASSVLHGQDKRRSESSIGLPVLRMSVVQDMRHIQSMGEIKTDVGRARAWIRLSLEKKLLSQHLRQLLSNQAITKKLYKRYAFLRCEEEKEQFLFHLLSLNTVDYFCFTSAFATIMIPYRAVIIPIKKLSNAMTTSNPWVCVSGELGDSGVMQIPKNVLEMTFDSAFRAHTHLSIPFKCQNLGKLTTVQLGHDNAGLLAKWLVDCVLVRNEITGHTYKFPCGRWLGKGVDDGSLERILIGELVARSNEEEVGWGSKTPPPQRSPSQIRRISISSITSRGSKPTSDQIQEAISEAVNTIVKHFHKPEKERGSLTVLLCGEGGLVGALEQFFYHGFRTARLFQKSVFLWDFIERTVVYMENSDQTTDLQRIGSSCNSLCRYANAINNTSRNLGKDGKFQLLICLGARDRLLTHWLPLLVECPIITRMFEETALLRDNVAVGFLIRVLQSLHDFRITLETSLTKGVEL from the exons TACTTCGTGTTGTGTGGACTGGACACGGACACGGGCCTCGAGCCGGACGCCTTAGCGG GTGAGAACTTTGACCAGAGTCCCCTTAAACGGACTTTCAAATCCAAAGTTCTGGCTCATTACCCAGAGAACATCGAATGCAACCCTTTTGACCAGGATGCCGTCAACATG CTCTGTATGCCGAAAGGCCTGTCTTTCCGCACTCAGAAGGACTGCCTCACGCCGAAGTTCCACTCATTTATAATCACACGTGAGGATGGCTCTCGCACTTACGGATTTGTACACACCTTCTATGAGGAAGTGACCAGCACTCAAATTCGCTCTGCCATGCAGACTTTGCACCAGATGCACCATGCAGAGCACGCCTCTTCTCACACATGCCCttcatcttcctcctcctcttcatcctcctcatcGAGTATGGACTCATTAACCAGCAGCTCAGATGAAGCAGAGTCTTTGTCCTCCGCCTGTTCTGTGAATCAACGTTGTTGCAGCTCTTCGAGCTACGATGCTGAGCAGGACACGCTGTACGTCTCCAAAGCACTGTGTCTGATCACGCCGATGCCCTTCATGCACGCATGCCAGCGCTTCCTGTCCCAGCTGCACAGGGCTGTCACGGCCCAGCAGCCGCCCCCTCTGCCTTTGGAGAGCTACGTACACAATGTGCTTTTTGAAGTCCCACTCCCACCTCCTGGCCGCTCCTTAAAGTTCCATGGTGTGTACGAGCCCATCGTTTGCCAGAGGCCAGGAGTGGCAGAGCTGCCCATGGCAGATTTTCCTCTGGGAGAGGCCTTTCGGCTGCTGGGGGTCGAGAACCTGGTGCAGCTCTTCACCTGCGTCTTGCTAGAGATGCAGGTTCTGCTTTACTCGCAAG ATTATCAGAAGCTGATGGCGGTAGCAGAGGGCATCACCACACTCCTCTTTCCGTTCCAGTGGCAGCATGTGTACGTGCCCATCCTGCCTGCTTCCCTGCTGCACTTCCTGGATGCCCCTGTGCCCTACGTCATGGGCTTACAGTCGAAGGAGGGCACGGACCGCTCCAAACTGGAACTGCCTCAAGAG GCAAACCTTTGCTTTGTGGATATTGACAACCATTGCTTAGAGCTGCCTGAGGATTTCCCACAATTCCCCAACAAGGCTGAGTTTATCCAGGAACTCAGTGAGCTGCTCCTGAGCCACGGCCTGCCCCTAGAAGGGGGCGTTCCCTCATCTCCGCCTACTTCCTCTCAAACCCGTGTAATGGGGAGCGACCCTCTGAGAAACTTGGTAGATGATGGAAGGAACGGTAACTTGCCGTCTGATGTCGTAGACCTGCTGCAGGGAAACCCGACTCTGGAGCGCCTTCAGGCTCTAGCCAAGCGCACAGGGGTGAAGGTCACCTGTCTGGAGGAGCTGGTGGCCAGGCAGAAGGTTTTAGGTGAGGAGAACACTGGTGTATTGAGGACAGGCATTGAGGAGGAGGAGCTGAGGAATGCCAAGCTGAATGTGCAGCTGAGGGAGGTGTTTGCTGCTCGCTTTGTCACAATGTTTGCTGACTATGAGGCGTTCGTCATTCAGAACTCGCCAGATCTGGAGTCGTGGCTTTCCAACCGAGAGCAGATGCACAACTTTGACAAG ACTTCTTTCCTGTCAGACCAGCCAGAGCCATACCTTCCTTTTCTGTGTCGCTTCATTGAGACCCAAATGTTCGCCACTTTCATCGACAATAAAATCTTGTCCCAGTGGGAGGAAAAGGAGCCCCTCCTTCGTGTGTTTGATGGACGCATTGAGAAGGCCCGCCTCTATAATGTGCGTGCTCCCAGCCTGCGCTCCACCGTTTACCAGAGGTGCACCCTCCTCAACGAGTCCG CTCAAGCCATAGAGCAACGGCTGATGAAAATCGACCACACAGCCATTCATCCGCACTTGTTAGACATGAAGATCGGCCAAGGCAAATACCAGCAGGGCTTCTTCCCTAAATTGCAGTCGGATGTCCTCGCCTCAGGCCCAACCAACAACAA ATGGTCTAATCGCACTGGCTCGGCTCAGCGGCGGAGGGACTGGCACAGACAGCAGACTGATCATCTCGGGCTGGACAATGACCTTAAAGAG AAGTACCTGCAGGAAGCACGTAGCCTGGGGAAAAATCTGAGGCAACCCAAACTGTCTGACCTTTCTCCAGCGGTCATCGCTCAGACCAACTCGAAGTTCGTAGAGGGCTTACTAAAGGAATGCAAAATGAAG ACTAAGCGAATGTTGGTGGAGAAGATGGGTCGAGAGGCCGTTGCTCTCGGCCATGGAGAAGCTAATATCACCGGTCTGGAGGAGAACACGCTCATCGCTAGTCTGTGTGACCTGCTGGAGAGGATATGGAGCCACGGCCTGCAGGTCAAACAG GGAAAGTCTGCATTATGGTCCCATTTAAGGCATTACCAAGACAGAATGGAGAAGATGGAGCAGCAGGTGGCGTCATCAG TGCTTCATGGGCAAGACAAGCGGAGGTCAGAGTCATCCATCGGCCTGCCAGTGTTGCGCATGTCAGTCGTTCAGGACATGAG ACACATCCAGAGCATGGGGGAAATCAAGACTGATGTAGGGAGAGCCCGAGCCTGGATTCGTCTGTCCTTGGAGAAAAAGCTGCTGTCCCAACACCTCAGGCAGCTACTTTCTAATCAAGCTATAACCAA GAAGCTGTATAAGCGCTACGCCTTTCTGCGGTGTGAAGAAGAGAAGGAGCAGTTTCTTTTCCATCTGTTGAGTCTGAACACAGTGGACTACTTCTGCTTTACCAGCGCCTTTGCCACCATCA TGATTCCATATCGTGCTGTCATCATCCCAATCAAGAAGCTGAGCAATGCCATGACCACCTCCAAcccctgggtgtgtgtgtcaggtgaaTTAGGGGACTCCGGTGTCATGCAGATCCCGAAGAACGTTCTGGAAATGACGTTTGAT TCTGCCTTTAGGGCTCACACGCACCTCTCCATCCCTTTCAAG TGTCAGAACCTGGGGAAGCTGACCACTGTGCAGTTGGGCCACGATAATGCTGGGCTTCTGGCCAAGTGGCTGGTGGACTGCGTATTGGTTCGCAACGAGATTACAGGACACACATACAA ATTCCCTTGTGGTCGGTGGTTGGGGAAAGGCGTGGATGACGGCAGTCTTGAGCGAATCCTTATCGGTGAATTGGTGGCACGGAGCAATGAAGAGGAGGTGGGATGGGGTTCCAAGACTCCGCCCCCTCAACGTTCACCCTCACAAATCCGCCGCATCAGCATCAGCTCCATCACAAGCCGAGGCAGCA AACCAACATCAGATCAGATCCAGGAAGCCATCAGTGAAGCAGTCAACaccattgtgaaacattttcacAAACCAGAGAAGGAG AGAGGAAGCCTGACAGTTCTGCTGTGTGGTGAAGGCGGTCTAGTGGGAGCTCTGGAGCAGTTCTTCTACCATGGCTTCCGGACAGCTCGTCTCTTCCAGAAAAGTGTCTTTTTGTGGGACTTTATAG AGAGGACGGTTGTGTACATGGAGAATTCTGATCAGACAACTGATCTGCAGCGTATTGGTTCGAGCTGCAATTCTCTTTGTCGCTATGCCAACGCTATTAACAACACATCACGCAACTTGGGCAAAGATGGCAAATTCCAGCTTCTCATTTGTCTCGGGGCAAG AGATCGGTTGCTGACTCACTGGCTCCCCCTGCTGGTCGAGTGTCCCATCATCACGCGTATGTTTGAGGAAACGGCGTTGCTGCGTGACAATGTCGCTGTCGGCTTTCTCATCCGTGTTCTACAGTCTTTGCATGATTTCCGCATAACTCTAGAGACATCCCTCACCAAAGGCGTGGAGTTATAG